AGCCGGTCCACGACCTCGTCGCCGACCCGGCCGCGCAGCAGGTCCCCCACCGACACGTCCGCGCCGTCGAGCTGCACGGGCGGCAGCTGCGCCTCCGCGCGGAGCGCGGCCAGCCCGGACTCGGACAGCACGTCCCGCACCGACTCGGGCGCGGCGGGCACGCCCATCACGGTCCCGGTCGGCAGGCGGTGGGTGCGCCCGCCGGCGTGCACGGTGGCCGGTGCACCGGCCGGGTGCACGACGTCGGCGCCCACGCCCAGTTCGTCGGCCAGCCGCAGCACCTCGGGGCGCCGCGCGAGGAACGCCTCGGCCCCGAGGTCGTAGGCCCGCCCGGCCAGTTCGACCGTGCGCAGCTTCCCGCCGACGCGGGAGGCCTGCTCGACCACGTGGACCTCGGCGTCCGGGCCCAGCTCCACGCGCAACCGGTGGGCGGCGACCAGTCCCGAGATGCCGCCGCCGACGACCGCGACCCGGGGTGCGCTCATCGCTGCTCGCTCGCGGTGTGCACGAGCTCGACGACGCGGGTCAGCACCTCGGGGTCGGTGCTCGGCAGCACGCCGTGGCCGAGGTTGAAGACGTGCCCGCCGGCCGCGGCGCCCTCGGCGAGGATGCGGCGCACCTCGCGCTCCACCGCGTCCCACCCGGCGAACAGCACCGCCGGATCGAGGTTGCCCTGCACCACCGGCTCCCCCGCGTCCGGCGCCGCTGCCCGCAACCGCGCCGCGGCCTCGTCCAGCGGCACCCGCCAGTCCACGCCGACCACGTCGGCCCCGGCCTGCCGCATCGCCCCGAGCAGTTCCCCGGTGCCCACCCCGAAGTGGATCTTGGGCACGTCGGCGACCTCCGCCACCCCGGCGAAGATGCGCTCGCTGTGCGGCAGCACGAACTCGCGGTAGTCCCGCAGCGACAGCGCCCCGGCCCAGGAGTCGAACAGCTGGACCGCGTCGACCCCGGCCGCCAGCTGCGCCCTGAGGAACTCCAGCGTGGTCTCCGCCAGCTTCTCCAGCAGCGCGTGCCAGGTCCGCGGGTCCGAGTGCATCAGCGCCTTGGTCCGCTCGTGGTTGCGGCTCGGCCCGCCCTCGACCAGGTAGGAGGCCAGCGTGAAGGGCGCCCCGGCGAAGCCGATCAGCGGCGTCTCCCCCAGCTCTCCCACCAGCAGCCGGACCGCCTCGGCGACCGGGGCCACCGCGTCCTGGTCCAGCTTCGGCAGCGCTTCGACGTCGGCGGCGCTGCGGACCGGCGAGGCCACCACCGGCCCGGTGCCCGCGACGATCTCCAGCCCGATGCCCGCGGCGTGCAGCGGCAGCACGATGTCGCTGAACAGGATCGCGGCGTCCACCCCGTGCCTGCGCACCGGCTGCAGGGTGATCTCGCTGACCAGCTCCGGGGTCATGCAGGCCTGCAGCATCGGCACGCCCTCGCGGACCTGCCGGTACTCCGGCAGCGAGCGGCCGGCCTGGCGCATGAACCAGACCGGGGTGTGGCGCGGGGTGCCGCCGCGGGCGGCGACGAGGAAGGGAGCGTCGGCGAGGTCTCGGCGGGCCGGGACCGGTGCGGGTGTCGTCATCGGGGGTCTGCGTCCGTACGTCGTTCGATCCCGGTGGTACCGCACGGGCGCTGCCTCGGCGGCGGACCGGGCTTGCGCGGCAATCTTCGCACGTCGCTCCGAGCGGCTCGTCGCCGAACCCCAGCCCGCGGCCGGGCACCGGCGGGGCCGATCGGCGTGCCTCCGCCACCGCGCGGGCCCGGCCGCCTAGAGTCTGCGGGCGTGACGGAGATGGCGGCGGCGCCCGAGGCTTTTCGGCAGGCAGTTGCCACGTTGACGTCCGCCCGCCCGCGCGCGGAGGTCGAGCTGTCCGAGGTCGGTCCGCCCAAGCGACTCGCCCCGTGGGCGCACGCGCTGGCGGCCGAGGCGAACGGTCCGGCCGGGGAACTGGCCACCGCCCGGCTGGTCCTGCTGCACGACCCGGACGGCCAGGAGGCGTGGGACGGCGTGCTGCGGCTCGTGGTGTACCTGCGGGCCGAGCTGGACCCGGAACTGGCCACCGACCCGCTGCTGCCCGCCGTCGGCTGGTCGTGGCTCACCGACGCGCTCGAGGGCTCCGGGGCGGCGTGGACGGCGCTCGGGGGCACGGTCACGCTCACCTCCTCGGCGCGCTTCGGTGACATCGCCGGGCCGCCCCGCACCCACGACCTGGAGCTGCGCGGGTCGTGGACGGCCACCGACGTCGACCTGGGCCCGCACGCGGCCGCCTTCCACGAGCTGATGGCGAGCGCGGCGGGGCTGCCGCCGGAAGGCGTCTCGGTGCTCGGCCGTCGGTCCGACGGCGCTGGGCCGCGCGCCTGACCGATCGTCCCCCGATCACCGGCCGTGTCGGCCGGTTGCCGTGCGTGAAGGGGCGTGACGAGCCGACCGCGCGACACGCCGGGGCCGCGTTCCCGTTCGCGAAGAACCGCCAGGCACGGCGAAGACGTTGATCGTGCAAGTTTTTCACGATACGTATTCACGTTACGTCGGGAAGCCACGCTCTGACGTTACGGCGATCGCAGATAGTCACCCGAAAGTGCGATGCGATCATGCTCAGGTAACAACTCGATCGGGATAGATACCCGATTGATCGTCCCGCTGACCCGCTTGGGCGGTTACGCTGCCACCCGACGACACCACTTTCGGTCGATCAGTGGCGCGGCTGATTGGTCGAGAGTCCCGGTGCCGGTCGGGGGGCACGACCGACTCCAGGGAGGTAGTGACGTGGCTGCCGTCGGCTTAGGTCAGGCCGCTCGAACCACGCCCGCCGGCACGTTGCCGGCCAACATGGTCCCGCACCCGCGGGAAGAGCTGTTCACGGTGCTCGTGGTGGACGACCATCCACTGCTCCGGGAGGCCATCGCCGCCCGGTTGCTGCAGATGGGCGCCGGCACGGTGCACGAGGCCGCATCCATGGCCGAGGCCAGGGCTCGCGCTCTGGCGACCGGTCCGTGCGACCTCGCGATCCTCGATCTCGGGCTCCCGGACGGGACCGGTATCGAACTGGTCACCGAGCTCCGGAGCCAGGGATGGCCGCGGATCGTGGTGCTCGCGTCGTCCGATGACCCGTACGCGGTGCGGGCCGCCTTCCAGGCAGGTGCGCAGGCGTACCTGCTGAAGTCGGCCTCGCCGATGGTGGTCACCGACGGCGTGCGCCGCGTGCTCGACGGCGGGGTGTACGCCGACCCCAGCGTGGCGCCGGTGCTCGCCGCCGGTACCCGCGTGCCGGGGACCGACAACACCCCTCGCGAGCTGTCCGGGCGCGAGGTCGAAGTGCTCCAGTTGGTGGCCGACGGCCGTTCCAACAAGGAGATCGGCGAGGCCCTGAACCTCTCCGCGCTCACGGTGAAGAGCCACCTGTCGCGGATAGGGCGCAAGCTGGGCACGGGTGACCGGGCCCAGATGGTCGCGCTGGCCATGCGGGCCGGCGTGATCCGCTGATCAGGGCACGGACGCACCTGGGCCGGAGCGGTCGGCCCCGACGAGCTCGGGCGGAAAGCCCCCACGACCCGGACCGGAGCACGTAAGGTCTGGTAGCCGTGGAAGCTGCAAGCCCCGAGACCGTCGGGTCCGACCGCCCGGAACCGGTGTTGTTGACCGAACCCGCCGAAGGCGTTCCGCCGGTGGTGGACACGCCGTCGGCCCTGCGCGCCGCCGCAGAGGCGCTCGCCGCGGGCACCGGACCGGTGGCCGTGGACACCGAGCGCGCGTCGGGATACCGCTACTCGCAACGCGCCTACCTGGTGCAGCTGCGCCGGGACGGTGCCGGGACCGTGCTCGTGGACCCGATCGCACTGCGCGGCGACCTCAGCCCGCTGGTGCCGGCGCTGGCCGACACCGAGTGGGTGCTGCACGCCGCTTCGCAGGACCTGCCGTGCCTGGCGGAGCTCGACCTGCGCCCGGCGAAGCTGTTCGACACCGAGCTGGCCGGTCGGCTGGCGGGGTTCGAGCGCGTCTCGCTCGGCGCCCTCGTGGAGCGCATGCTCGGGTACCGGCTCGAGAAGGGGCACGGCGCCGCCGACTGGTCGCGCCGCCCGCTGCCCGAGGACTGGCTGGTCTACGCGGCGCTCGACGTCGAACTGCTGGTCGCGCTGCGCGACGCGATGCACGACGAGCTGGTGCAGCAGGGCAAGCTGGCGTGGGCGCTGGAGGAGTTCGAGGCGGTCCGCACCGCCGAACCCGCGCCCCCGCGCGACGAACCGTGGCGCCGCACCTCGGGCATCCACCGGGTGCGCAACCCGCGGCAGCTGGCGGCGGTCCGCGCGCTCTGGCAGACCCGCGACAAGTTCGCCCGGGAACGCGACCTCGCCCCGGGCCGGGTGCTGCCCGACTCCTCGATCGTGCAGGCCGCGCAGGCCAACCCGAAGACGGAGGCCGACCTGGTCGCGCTGCCGGTCTTCGGTGGCCGACAGCAGCGGCGCCGGGCCTCGATGTGGTTGCAGGCGCTGCGGTCCGCGCGGCGCCTGAGCGACGACGAGCTGCCCGCGCCGTCCACCCCCAACGACGGCCCGCCACCGACCAACCGGTGGGCCGACCGCGACCCGGACGCGGCCGCGCGGCTGGCCGCGGCCCGCGCGGCGCTGGCGGAGATCGCCGAGCGGCACCGGCTCCCGGTGGAGAACCTGCTGCTGCCCGACCTGGTCCGGCGCACCTGCTGGACCCCGCCCGAGGACCGGAGCCTGGCGTCGGTGACCGCGCTGCTGCGCGAGAAGGGCGCCCGCGAGTGGCAGCTCGAGCTGACGGCGGAGGCCATCACCAACGCCCTCCAGGCCACCGCGGGCTGAGCGCGGCGTGCGGCCGCGTGCCACGATCGGCACGGCCGGGACCGGCGAGATCAGCATGTGAGACACCCGACAGGGGTGGGCGTGTGGTTACCGGCGGGTAATGAGCGCTAGAGTTCGGTTACCGGCCGGTAAGTCCTCCGTGGGCCCGGCCGAGCACCATCCACCAAGCCAGTGAGGAGCACGCCGTGGCCGCACCTGCGTCGGCACCCGCCGACAGCCGCAGCCGCCCCGCGGTTCGGGACGTGGTCTTCGTCGACGGCGTACGCACGCCGTTCGGCAAGGCCGGTTCGAAGGGCATCTACGCCGAGACCCGCGCTGACGACCTGGTCGTCAAGGTCATCCGGGAGCTGCTGCGGCGGCACCCGGAGCTGCCGCCGGAGCGCATCGACGAGGTCGCCATCGCCGCCACCACCCAGACCGGTGACCAGGGCCTGACCATCGGCCGCAGCGCCGCGCTGCTGGCCGGGCTGCCCAAGTCGGTCCCCGGCTTCGCCATCGACCGGATGTGCGCGGGCGCGATGACCGCGGTGACCACGGTCTCCAGCGGCATCGCCTTCGGCGCCTACGACGTGGCGATCGCGGGCGGTGTCGAGCACATGGGCAACCACCCGATGGGTGAGGGCGTCGACCCGAACCCGCGCTTCGTGTCGGACAAGATCGTCGACCCGTCCGCGCTGGTCATGGGCTCGACCGCGGAGAACCTGCACGACCGCTTCCCGGCGCTGACCAAGGAGCGCACGGACGCCTACGCGGCCCTGAGCCAGCAGCGCTACGACGAGGCGCTGAAGGCCGGCAAGATCACCCCGGACCTGGTCCCGGTGTCCACCCGTTCTTCGGAGAACGGCTGGGGCCTGGCCACCACCGACGAGCCGCCGCGCCCGGGCACCACGGTCGAGGCGCTCAGCGGCCTCAAGACGCCGTTCCGCCCGCACGGCCGGGTCACGCCGGGCAACGCCGCGGGTCTCAACGACGGCGCCACCGGCTGCCTGCTGGCCGACGCCTCCACCGCCGCCGAGCTGGGCCTGCCGGTCGGCATGCGGCTGGTCGGCTACGCCTTCGCCGGCGTCGAGCCGGAGGTCATGGGCGTCGGACCGGTGCCGGCCACCGAGAAGGCGCTGGAGCGCGCCGGCCTGAGCATCGACGACATCGGCCTGTTCGAGATCAACGAGGCGTTCGCGGTCCAGGTGCTGGCCTTCCTGGAGCACTTCGGCATCGCCGACGACGACCCGCGGGTCAACCCGTGGGGCGGCGCCATCGCCTGCGGCCACCCGCTGGCCTCCTCCGGCGTGCGGCTGATGACGCAGCTGTCCCGCCACTTCGCCGAGCACCCCGAGGTCCGCTACGGCATCACGACCATGTGCATCGGCTTCGGCATGGGCGGCACGGTCATCTGGGAGAACCCGAACTACAACGCTGGAGGCGAGCAGTGACCGATCCCGCCACGCTGTTCCCGGACGAGGTGGTCACCCAGGCGCGCACCCGCCTCGTGGACGTCCCCGGCCTGTCCGGCAAGCTCGCGCTGATCACCCTCGACAACGGCCACGACCACACCCGGCCGTCCACCTTCGGCCCGGGCGGCCTGCAGAGCCTGAACGCCGCGCTGGACGAGGCCTTCGCCGCTGAGCCCGCGGCCATCGCGGTGACCGGCAAGCCGTTCATCTTCGCCGTCGGCGCCGACCTGTCCGGCATCGGCCGGATCACCGAGCGGGAGCAGGCGCGCCAGATCGCCCAGACCGGGCACGACGTGTTCCGCCGCCTGACCGAGTCGAAGGTCCCGACCTTCGCGTTCGTCAACGGCGCGGCGCTCGGCGGTGGCCTGGAGCTGGCGCTGTCCTGCCACTACCGGACGGTGTCGAAGTCGGCGGGCATGGTCGCGTTCCCGGAGTGCTTCCTGGGCCTGTTCCCGGGCTGGGGCGGCACCCAGCTGCTGCCGAACCTGATCGGCCCGGACGCGGCGGTCACCGTGATCCTGGAGAACGCGCTCAGCCAGAACAAGATGCTCAACCCGAAGAAGGCCCACGAGCTGGGCATCTTCGACGAGCTGCTGGACAGCCCCGACTTCCTCGAGGAGTCGATCCGCTGGGCGGTCCGCGTGGTCAACGGCGAGCACACCGTGTCGCGCCCGGAGATCGACCGCGGCAAGGGCTGGGACGACGCGGTGGCCCGCGCCAAGGCCATCGCCGAGTCCCGCACGCACGGCGCCTCCCCGGGCGTGACCAAGGCCGTCGAGCTCATCGAGCTGGCCCGCGGCAACGACCTCGACGCCGGCTACGCGGCCGAGACCGAGGCGCTGGCCGACGCGCTGATGACCGACGAGCTGCGCGCCGGGCTGTACTCGTTCGACCTGACCCAGAAGCGCGCCAAGCGGCCGGCCGGTGCGCCGGACAAGTCGCTGGCCCGCGACGTCAAGAAGGTCGGCGTGGTCGGCGCCGGGCTGATGGCCGGCCAGCTGGCGCTGCTGTTCGTGCGCCGCCTGGAGGTGCCGGTGGTCATCACCGACATCGACCAGGAGCGCATCGACCGCGGTGTCGGCTACATCCACGGCGAGATCGACAAGCTGGCCGCCAAGGGCCGGCTGTCGCCGGACGCGGTGAACAAGCTCAAGGGCCTGGTCCAGGGCTCGCTGGACAAGGCCGCGTTCGCCGACGCCGACTTCGTCATCGAGGCCGTCTTCGAGGAGATGTCGGTCAAGCAGAAGGTGTTCGCCGAGCTGGAGGAGCACGTCTCCCCCGAGGCGATCCTGGCGACCAACACCTCCTCGCTGTCCATCACCGAGATGGCCTCCAAGCTCCAGCACCCGGAGCGGGTCGTCGGCTTCCACTTCTTCAACCCGGTCGCGGTCCTGCCGCTGCTGGAGGTGGTGCGCGGCGAGCGGACCGACGACGCGGCGCTGGCCACCGCCTTCAAGGTCGGCAAGAAGCTGAAGAAGTCCTGCGTGCTGGTCAAGGACGCCCCGGCGTTCGTGGTCAACCGGCTGCTGACCCGCTTCATGGGCGAGGTCATCGCCACCGTCGACGAGGGCACGCCGTTCGAGGTGGCTGACGGCGCCCTGGAGCCGCTGGGCCTGCCGATGACCCCGATGGTGCTGCTGCAGCTGGTCGGCCCGGCGGTCGCCCAGCACGTCAACGAGACGATGCACGCGGCCTACCCGGACCGGTTCGGGCTCAGCGACAACATGCAGCGGTTCGTCGACGCGGGCAAGACCGCGGTGTGGACCACCGACGAGTCCGGCAAGCAGGTGGTGGACCCCGAGGTCGCGGAGCTGTGGAAGCAGGGCGACAAGCCCTCCACCGCGGAGCAGGTCCGCGAGCGGGCGCTGCACGCGCTGGCCGAGGAGATCCGGATCATGCTCGAGGAGGGCGTGGTCGCCGAGCCGCAGGACATCGACCTGTGCATGCTCCTCGGCGCGGGCTGGCCGTTCTGGCTGGGCGGCATCACGCCGTACCTGGACCGGGCGGGCATCTCGGAGAAGGTCAACGGCAAGCGCTTCCTCGACCCGGGCGTGGCTTCGGTCCCCGCCTGATCGACGGTCGCCGCAGCGGGGCCGGGACGCACGCGTCCCGGCCCCGCTCCTTCCTCGTGTGGGGGCAGTTCTACCGTCGTGCTCGTGACGCGGCTGGGTACGGGACGGGGGAGCGACGGCACCGGGTCTGTCCACTCCGGACGTTGGCGCGCACGGGCCCGCCTGGTGGCGGCGGTGGTCGGCGCGGCCGTCTGCGTCGTGCTCGACCTCGGCGCCGCCTACGCGGTCGCCTCGTCGTTCTCGATGAGCCCCGGTGGCGCGTGGGACGACGACGTGCTCACCGCGGTCCAGGTGAGCGCGTGCGCGGGCGGTGCGCTCGCCGTGCTCGGCGGGGCGGTCCGGGCCGTCCCGGTGGCGCGCGGCCGGCTGCGGTGGTGGTCGTTGCTGCTCCCCGCCGTCCTGGTGGCGCTCGCGGTCCTGCGCTTCGTCTGGGTCGACCTCAGCTACCCGACGTGACCCTCACGGCGCGGCGGGGAGGCGCACGGTCACCGCGAGGCCGCCGGTGGGCAGGGCCTCCGCGTCGACCTTGCCGTGGTGGGCCTCCGTGGCCGCGCGGACGATCGACAGGCCCAGGCCCGCTCCGCTGCGGGCGGTGCGCTCCACGCCCGCCCGGCGGAACGGTTCGAACAGGCCCTCCACCTGCTCGGGTGGGACCCGCGGGCCGGAGGAGGCCACCCGCAGCGTCGTCCACCGCGGATCGCTGCCGACGGTGATCTCCACCCAGCCGCCGTCGGTGTTGTGCCGCACCGCGTTCTCCAGCAGGTTGCCCGCCACCCGCTCCAGCAGCGCCGGGTCGCCCACCACGAACGCCGGTTCGCCGCTGCACGTGACGCGCAACCCGCGCTGGCGGACCTCCGGCCGCACCGGGCGCAGCGCCCGTCCGACCACCTCGGTGAGGTCCACCGGCTCGCGCACCGCCAGCTCGACGCCTTCCGTGCGCGCCAGCAGCAGCAGCGACTCCACCAGGCGCTCCGCGCGGGCCGTGGCCTCCCGCACCACCTCGGCCATCCGGCGCAGCTCCGCCTCGTCGGCGTTCGGGTCGGACAGCGTGACCTCGAGCTCCGTGCGGATCACCGACAGCGGGGTGCGCAGCTCGTGGCTGGCGTTGGCGACGAAGCGGCGCTGGGCGTCGAAGGCGGCCTGCAACCGGTCGAGCATCTCGTCGAAGGTGTCCGCCAGGCGCGCCACCTCGTCGCGGGGACCGCTCAGCGCGATCCGCTCGTCCAGCGACTCCGCGGAGAGCCGCCGCGCGGTCGCGGTCACCTCGTGCAGCGGGCGCAGCACCCGGCCGGCCGCCGTCCACGCCAGCAGCGCCGCGGCCAGCACCACCGCCACGAACGCCCCGCCGCCGACGAGGAGCACCTGCTGCCGCGCCGAGTCGCGCAGCGCCTCCCCCAGCAGCTCCGCGGGCACGTCCACGCCGTGCACCCGCACCAGCGTGCCGTCCGGCAGCCGCGGCACCGCGGCCACCACGTTGCCCACCAGCACCCAGCCCAGCCACAGCAGCAGGGCGCTGACCACCGCGACCAGCCCCGTCGCCAGCAGCGTCAGCCGGAGCCGGAGACCGGGCCCGCGACGGGAGAACCCCCGGGCAGCCGTGCGCACCAGCTCAGCCTCGGGCGTGCTCGGCGCGGCCGGCCGACGGCACCCGGTAGCCGGAGCCGACCACCGTCTCGATGATGCCCGGCTCCCCCAGCTTCTTGCGCAAGGTCATCATGGTGACCCGCACCGTCGTGGTGAACGGGTCGGCGTTCTCGTCCCAGACCCGCTCCAGCAGCTCCTCGGAGCTCACCACCGCACCCCCGGCCGACAGCAGGACCTCCAGGACGCCGAACTCCTTGCGGGTCAGCTCGATCTCGCCGTCGCTGCGGCGGACCGTGCGCCGCGCCGGGTCCAGCTCCAGGTCCTCCGCGGTGAGCAGCGGCGGCTGGGCGGGTGTGGCGCGCCGCCCGAGCGCGCGCACGCGGGCGACCAGCTCGGCGAAGGCGAACGGCTTGGCCAGGTAGTCGTCGGCGCCCAGCGACAACCCGGCGACGCGGTCGGCCACCGTGCCGCTCGCGGTGAGCATGAGCACCCGCGTCAGCTCACCCGAGCTGATCAGCTGCCGGCACAGCTCGTCACCGGACATGCCGGGCAGGTCCCGGTCGAGCACCACCACGTCGTAGCGGGTGATCGACGCCTTCTCCTGGCCGCTCTCGCCGTCGTAGGCGACGTCCACGGCCATGCCGTCCCGGCGCAGGCCACGAGCGATCGCGTCGGC
This region of Saccharopolyspora hordei genomic DNA includes:
- a CDS encoding DUF3000 family protein, whose translation is MTEMAAAPEAFRQAVATLTSARPRAEVELSEVGPPKRLAPWAHALAAEANGPAGELATARLVLLHDPDGQEAWDGVLRLVVYLRAELDPELATDPLLPAVGWSWLTDALEGSGAAWTALGGTVTLTSSARFGDIAGPPRTHDLELRGSWTATDVDLGPHAAAFHELMASAAGLPPEGVSVLGRRSDGAGPRA
- a CDS encoding acetyl-CoA C-acyltransferase produces the protein MAAPASAPADSRSRPAVRDVVFVDGVRTPFGKAGSKGIYAETRADDLVVKVIRELLRRHPELPPERIDEVAIAATTQTGDQGLTIGRSAALLAGLPKSVPGFAIDRMCAGAMTAVTTVSSGIAFGAYDVAIAGGVEHMGNHPMGEGVDPNPRFVSDKIVDPSALVMGSTAENLHDRFPALTKERTDAYAALSQQRYDEALKAGKITPDLVPVSTRSSENGWGLATTDEPPRPGTTVEALSGLKTPFRPHGRVTPGNAAGLNDGATGCLLADASTAAELGLPVGMRLVGYAFAGVEPEVMGVGPVPATEKALERAGLSIDDIGLFEINEAFAVQVLAFLEHFGIADDDPRVNPWGGAIACGHPLASSGVRLMTQLSRHFAEHPEVRYGITTMCIGFGMGGTVIWENPNYNAGGEQ
- a CDS encoding response regulator → MAAVGLGQAARTTPAGTLPANMVPHPREELFTVLVVDDHPLLREAIAARLLQMGAGTVHEAASMAEARARALATGPCDLAILDLGLPDGTGIELVTELRSQGWPRIVVLASSDDPYAVRAAFQAGAQAYLLKSASPMVVTDGVRRVLDGGVYADPSVAPVLAAGTRVPGTDNTPRELSGREVEVLQLVADGRSNKEIGEALNLSALTVKSHLSRIGRKLGTGDRAQMVALAMRAGVIR
- a CDS encoding ATP-binding protein, whose amino-acid sequence is MRTAARGFSRRGPGLRLRLTLLATGLVAVVSALLLWLGWVLVGNVVAAVPRLPDGTLVRVHGVDVPAELLGEALRDSARQQVLLVGGGAFVAVVLAAALLAWTAAGRVLRPLHEVTATARRLSAESLDERIALSGPRDEVARLADTFDEMLDRLQAAFDAQRRFVANASHELRTPLSVIRTELEVTLSDPNADEAELRRMAEVVREATARAERLVESLLLLARTEGVELAVREPVDLTEVVGRALRPVRPEVRQRGLRVTCSGEPAFVVGDPALLERVAGNLLENAVRHNTDGGWVEITVGSDPRWTTLRVASSGPRVPPEQVEGLFEPFRRAGVERTARSGAGLGLSIVRAATEAHHGKVDAEALPTGGLAVTVRLPAAP
- a CDS encoding response regulator, whose product is MRILVVEDEKPLADAIARGLRRDGMAVDVAYDGESGQEKASITRYDVVVLDRDLPGMSGDELCRQLISSGELTRVLMLTASGTVADRVAGLSLGADDYLAKPFAFAELVARVRALGRRATPAQPPLLTAEDLELDPARRTVRRSDGEIELTRKEFGVLEVLLSAGGAVVSSEELLERVWDENADPFTTTVRVTMMTLRKKLGEPGIIETVVGSGYRVPSAGRAEHARG
- a CDS encoding 3-hydroxyacyl-CoA dehydrogenase NAD-binding domain-containing protein; this encodes MTDPATLFPDEVVTQARTRLVDVPGLSGKLALITLDNGHDHTRPSTFGPGGLQSLNAALDEAFAAEPAAIAVTGKPFIFAVGADLSGIGRITEREQARQIAQTGHDVFRRLTESKVPTFAFVNGAALGGGLELALSCHYRTVSKSAGMVAFPECFLGLFPGWGGTQLLPNLIGPDAAVTVILENALSQNKMLNPKKAHELGIFDELLDSPDFLEESIRWAVRVVNGEHTVSRPEIDRGKGWDDAVARAKAIAESRTHGASPGVTKAVELIELARGNDLDAGYAAETEALADALMTDELRAGLYSFDLTQKRAKRPAGAPDKSLARDVKKVGVVGAGLMAGQLALLFVRRLEVPVVITDIDQERIDRGVGYIHGEIDKLAAKGRLSPDAVNKLKGLVQGSLDKAAFADADFVIEAVFEEMSVKQKVFAELEEHVSPEAILATNTSSLSITEMASKLQHPERVVGFHFFNPVAVLPLLEVVRGERTDDAALATAFKVGKKLKKSCVLVKDAPAFVVNRLLTRFMGEVIATVDEGTPFEVADGALEPLGLPMTPMVLLQLVGPAVAQHVNETMHAAYPDRFGLSDNMQRFVDAGKTAVWTTDESGKQVVDPEVAELWKQGDKPSTAEQVRERALHALAEEIRIMLEEGVVAEPQDIDLCMLLGAGWPFWLGGITPYLDRAGISEKVNGKRFLDPGVASVPA
- a CDS encoding HRDC domain-containing protein, coding for MEAASPETVGSDRPEPVLLTEPAEGVPPVVDTPSALRAAAEALAAGTGPVAVDTERASGYRYSQRAYLVQLRRDGAGTVLVDPIALRGDLSPLVPALADTEWVLHAASQDLPCLAELDLRPAKLFDTELAGRLAGFERVSLGALVERMLGYRLEKGHGAADWSRRPLPEDWLVYAALDVELLVALRDAMHDELVQQGKLAWALEEFEAVRTAEPAPPRDEPWRRTSGIHRVRNPRQLAAVRALWQTRDKFARERDLAPGRVLPDSSIVQAAQANPKTEADLVALPVFGGRQQRRRASMWLQALRSARRLSDDELPAPSTPNDGPPPTNRWADRDPDAAARLAAARAALAEIAERHRLPVENLLLPDLVRRTCWTPPEDRSLASVTALLREKGAREWQLELTAEAITNALQATAG
- the hemE gene encoding uroporphyrinogen decarboxylase, which produces MTTPAPVPARRDLADAPFLVAARGGTPRHTPVWFMRQAGRSLPEYRQVREGVPMLQACMTPELVSEITLQPVRRHGVDAAILFSDIVLPLHAAGIGLEIVAGTGPVVASPVRSAADVEALPKLDQDAVAPVAEAVRLLVGELGETPLIGFAGAPFTLASYLVEGGPSRNHERTKALMHSDPRTWHALLEKLAETTLEFLRAQLAAGVDAVQLFDSWAGALSLRDYREFVLPHSERIFAGVAEVADVPKIHFGVGTGELLGAMRQAGADVVGVDWRVPLDEAAARLRAAAPDAGEPVVQGNLDPAVLFAGWDAVEREVRRILAEGAAAGGHVFNLGHGVLPSTDPEVLTRVVELVHTASEQR